GCTTTTATTTTCGAACCTTTTGGATTTCTGGCTTCTACCATTATTTTCCTGGGATGTCTGCTCTTCTATGTGAATGGATGGAAGAAGTGGAAGGCTAATATCATTGTCACGGTTTCATTTTCGTTCATAACCTGGTACGGCTTTAGTGAATTATTGGGTGTGAGTTTACCATAAATATGGAGGTGAGAAGTTAGCATGGATGCTTTCTTGCAAGGGTTCCAGATCGTTTTACAGCCAATGAATATCTTTTGGGTTGTAATTGGCGGGTTTTTAGGCACGATTGTCGGCATGCTCCCAGGCCTGGGGCCAGCTACAGCTGTTGCGGTGTTAATACCCATTACCTTTGGGATGGACCCGACAAGTGCGATCATTTTAATGGCTGCCATTTATTATGGTGCCATGTATGGCGGCTCAAGAAGTTCGATTCTCCTCAATACACCGGGGGATGGATCTGCCATCGCGGCCACCTTTGACGGATATCCGATGGCTCAAAAGGGACAGGCAGGAGAGGCAATGGCCATTTCCGCAGTGGCTTCCTTTATCGGCGGTGTATTGGCGGTCTTTGGTTTTATCTTTTTGGCAAAGCCGCTGGCAAACTTCGCTTTAAAATTTGGCCCATCAGAATATTTCCTATTAATGCTTTTAACATTATCGGCCATTGTATCACTTTCTATCGGTAAAATGGTGAAAGGCTTCATCGCGATGGCGCTGGGTCTTCTGATCAGTACCATTGGAATTGACCCCCAGACGGGGGTGCACCGTTTTACAATGGATATTCCCCATTTAAGTGAAGGTATTGAATTCCTCATTGTTATTATCGGTGTTTATGCAGTAGGAGAAGTTTTTTATAACTTTTTAACTATTGATAAAGTAAAAAAAGAAAAGAAAAAGGTTGGCAGAATCTGGTTTACCAAGGAACAATGGAAAAGGTCGAAGTGGCCGATACTTCGCAGTGCTCCATTAGGATTTATCGTTGGTGTCCTCCCTGGGGCGGGAGGATCGATTGCTTCCATGATGAGTTATTCTTCTGAGAAGCAGCTATCAAAGAAGCCTGAGGAGTTCGGTGAAGGTGCTGTTGAGGGACTTGCAGCTCCGGAATCATCCAATAATGCTGCTTCTGTTGGGGCAATGATTCCGCTTTTGACCATGGGAATTCCAGGTTCAGGCACGACAGCGGTCATGCTGGGAGCTCTTATTATGCTGGGAGTGAGACCTGGCCCCTTGCTTTTTGAAAATGATCCTGGAATGGTATGGGCCCTGATCAACAGCATGTTTATTGGAAATATCGCATTAGTCATCATCAATATTCTCCTTGTCGGCTTATTGGTGAAAATCCTGGATACACCAGCTAAGGTTCTATATCCGCTTATCATCATGCTGGCGTTTATAGGCACATACACACTCAGCTATAGCACCGTTGATTATTTCCTGCTGCTTCTTTTTGGCGTAATTGGGCTTTTTATGAAAATAATGGACTTCCCAATTGCCCCTCTGGTGCTGGCAATTATTGTGGGCGGGGATATGGAGCAGAATTTCCGGATGGCCCTGACTTCATCTAACGGCAGCTTAAGTATATTCTTTTCTTCCGGAATATCGATTACACTGATTGTGCTGACTGTACTTTCTTTGTTCTATCCAATTGTGATCAATAAGTTCAAGAAGAAAAGCAGAAATGATGATAAAGATGCTATCTCTGCTTAATATGGATCCAGGAAAGTCCACCAGAATAATGGTGGATTTTCCTGTTTACGCAGAAGGAGAAACATTATGAAAAAGAAACTTCTAATGATTATAGCAATCGCGCTGTATCTTTTCTTTTTTATCCTCCCGATGCAATGGAATATAAAAGTACAGTCGCTCGTCGCGCTTGTGATCATCCAGCTATTATGGGTGGGAAACGTATTTCCCCTGGCCTACAGCTCACTACTAGTCATGCTGATGTTTTCCTTTCATTTTTTTACTTATGAAGAGGTGCTGGCATATATTAGTTCTGATGTTGTCTGGCTGCTGGTTTCTACATTTATCATCTCAAGAGCCTTTATCGATACTGGATTAGCCGCCAGGCTTTCCCTGGTGATTTTGAAATGGTCGCGCGGTGCAGGCAAGGTGCTTGTCTTCATCTCATTTTTCCTTGTCTTTATTTTATCGGTCCTTGTACCGTCCAATGTCGGGAAAGCAAGTCTTATTTCCTCCGTATTTGATAGTCTGATCAGAAGCTTAAAGTCAATGGACGAATCAAGCAATCTGGCGAAATCCTTGTTCATCGGCATCACCTATCTGATCCCGATTACTGGTGCTTTTGTTGCTACAGGAGCAAGTTCAACGATCTATGCTTACAGTCTTTTGTCCGATAGTGGCCATCATATTGATTATCTGCAATGGACTCTTACTTTTGGAGTGCCAATCGCTATTTTTGCCGTGCTGCTCGGTCTGGCATTCATCATCATGTTTCCGCCGGAGAAAATGAACAAAGAGCATTTGCTGTGTCTGATTGAATCCAAAATCAGTGAATTGGGAAACATCAGTGCAAGAGAAAAGAAAATGCTTGTGATTATGGGCGTTACACTTACTCTTTGGATCACGCAGACCATACATGGATACTCAATTCCCCTCATTGGACTTTTGGGCGCCTGTCTGACCATATTCCCGGGAATCGGAATCTGGGAATGGGAGCGGGCAAGAAAATCGATTAATTGGGATATCGTTCTGTTTTTTGCTTCCACGCTCATGGTCTCAGGGATGCTGTTAAGTACAGGCACCATCGATTTGCTGGTTAAGTATCTCACCCCAATCCTTGCCCTGAAGACTCCGTTTATGACTGTTTTGATTTTAATTCTATTAACT
This window of the Cytobacillus pseudoceanisediminis genome carries:
- a CDS encoding tripartite tricarboxylate transporter permease; translated protein: MDAFLQGFQIVLQPMNIFWVVIGGFLGTIVGMLPGLGPATAVAVLIPITFGMDPTSAIILMAAIYYGAMYGGSRSSILLNTPGDGSAIAATFDGYPMAQKGQAGEAMAISAVASFIGGVLAVFGFIFLAKPLANFALKFGPSEYFLLMLLTLSAIVSLSIGKMVKGFIAMALGLLISTIGIDPQTGVHRFTMDIPHLSEGIEFLIVIIGVYAVGEVFYNFLTIDKVKKEKKKVGRIWFTKEQWKRSKWPILRSAPLGFIVGVLPGAGGSIASMMSYSSEKQLSKKPEEFGEGAVEGLAAPESSNNAASVGAMIPLLTMGIPGSGTTAVMLGALIMLGVRPGPLLFENDPGMVWALINSMFIGNIALVIINILLVGLLVKILDTPAKVLYPLIIMLAFIGTYTLSYSTVDYFLLLLFGVIGLFMKIMDFPIAPLVLAIIVGGDMEQNFRMALTSSNGSLSIFFSSGISITLIVLTVLSLFYPIVINKFKKKSRNDDKDAISA
- a CDS encoding SLC13 family permease; amino-acid sequence: MKKKLLMIIAIALYLFFFILPMQWNIKVQSLVALVIIQLLWVGNVFPLAYSSLLVMLMFSFHFFTYEEVLAYISSDVVWLLVSTFIISRAFIDTGLAARLSLVILKWSRGAGKVLVFISFFLVFILSVLVPSNVGKASLISSVFDSLIRSLKSMDESSNLAKSLFIGITYLIPITGAFVATGASSTIYAYSLLSDSGHHIDYLQWTLTFGVPIAIFAVLLGLAFIIMFPPEKMNKEHLLCLIESKISELGNISAREKKMLVIMGVTLTLWITQTIHGYSIPLIGLLGACLTIFPGIGIWEWERARKSINWDIVLFFASTLMVSGMLLSTGTIDLLVKYLTPILALKTPFMTVLILILLTSLMRIMFVNVLGFLAIMLPLVISLGDVLSGFPALNLVKAVLLAGIPGFFFITQSPVHLISYSYGHFSERDLLKAGAVSFLIWIGVILGAFAFYWQG